In the genome of Streptomyces sp. SLBN-118, the window CCGGATCCAGGTCGACAAGGAGACAGAGAGCTTCGCGAAGCTCGCTCTGGAGCGGATGCTGGCGCTGCCGTAACGGTCGCACCGTGTACGCGTGAGGGGCGCCCCGGCCGGTCAAGCCGCGGCGCCCCTTTTCCGGCGGCCCCCTGCCCCCGCTCGCCCCAGCGGACCGTGCGTACCGTCGGCTCACTCCACCCTTGGACGCACCAGGCCGGATTCATACGCCACAACCACCAACTGGGCGCGGTCGCGTGCGCCCAGTTTCGCCATCGCCCGGTTCACATGGGTCTTGACCGTCAGCGGGCTGACCTCCAGACGCTCGGCGATCTCGTCGTTGGAGTGGCCGCCGCCAACCAGGACGAGGACCTCGCGCTCGCGGCCGGTGAGCGCGGCAAGGCGCTCGGAGTACGCCTGGGTCTCCTCACCGTCGTCCGAAGTGCCGCCCTGCGCGAGGAACTTGGCGATCAGGCCCTTGGTGGCGACCGGAGAGAGCAGCGCCTCGCCCGCGGCGGCGATCCGGATGGCGTTGAGCAGCTCGTCGGGTTCCGCGCCCTTGCCGAGGAAGCCCGAGGCCCCGGCCCGCAGCGACTGCACGACGTACTCGTCGACCTCGAAGGTCGTGAGCATGACGACCCGTACATGGGCCAGCTCCGGGTCCGCGCTGATCATGCGGGTCGCGGCGAGCCCGTCCGTGCCGGGCATCCGGATGTCCATCAGGACCACATCGGCCTTGGCGGAACGGGCCAGGGCGACCGCCTCGGCGCCGTCCGCCGCCTCGGCGACGACCTCCATGTCGGATTCGGAGTCCACCAGGACCCGGAACGCGCTGCGCAGCAGTGTCTGGTCGTCGGCGAGCAGCACCCTGATCGTCATCTGTCCTCCCCCGTACGGGTCTTGAGGGGAAGTATCGCCTGCACCCGGAAGCCGCCGCCGTAACGGGGGCCCGCGGTCAGCGCCCCGCCCAGTGCCGTGACCCGCTCGCGCATCCCGAGCAGCCCGTGGCCGCCGCCGTCCGTCTGCCCGTCCGGCTCGGCGCCGTTGTCGAGGACCGTGACCTCCAGCGTCGGGCCGACCCGGATCACGCTGACCTCGGCCTTGGCCTCCGCGCCCGCGTGCTTCTGCACATTGGTCAGCGCCTCCTGGATGATCCGGTACGCCGCGAGGTCGACGGCGGCCGGGAGCCGGACGCCGTCGTCGGCGCGGGCCACCTCGACCGGCAGTCCGGCGTGCCGGAAGGTGGTGACCAGGTCACCCAGGACCTCCAGGCCGGGGGCCGGTTCGGTGGGGGCCTCCGGGTCGCCGGACTGCCGCAGCAGCCCGACCGTGGCACGCAGTTCATTGAGCGCCGAGCGGCTGGCATCCCGCACATGGGCGAGGGCTTCCTTGGCCTGGTCGGGGCGTTTGTCCATGACATGCGCCGCGACACCGGCCTGCACATTGACCAGGGCGATGTGGTGCGCGACCACGTCGTGCAGATCGCGGGCGATCCGCAGCCGCTCCTCGGCGACCCGCCGCCGGGCCTCCTCTTCGCGGGTGCGCTCCGCGCGCTCGGCCCGTTCCCTGATCGCGTCGACGAAGTCGCGCCGGCTGCGCACCGCATCGCCGGCGGCCGCCGCCATCCCGGTCCAGGCGAAGATGCCGAGGTTCTCCTGCGTGTACCAGGGGGGCGAGCCGAAGAGCATCGCCGCGCCGGTCAGCACGGTCATGGTCAGCAGGCCGACCCGCCAGGTCGTGAGCCGGTCGGTGCGCGAGGCGACCGTATAAAGAGCGATCACCGCGCTCATCGCGACCGGCGCCGGCGGCTCACCCACGACCAGCTCGAAGACGGAGACGAATCCGGTGAAGGCGAGGACGGCCATCTGGTTGCGGCGGCGGAAGACGAGCGCCCCCGCCACCAGGACCATGAGCACCACACTGCGCAGCTCGGGGGTGCGGCTGCCGAAGTCCGGGCCGTGCCGCCCGTTCGGATCGGCGAAGGACCCGGCGACCATGCAGATCAGGACGACCACGGCCAGTGCCCCGTCCAGCGCCAGCGGGTGCGCGCGGAGCCATTGCTGGGTGCGGGCGAACCCGGTGGCGAGTGAGGTCACATCGAGCCACGGTACGGCGTGCCGCACCAGCCGCGTGCACCCGCGAGCACAGCAGAAGACAGCAGAATGCCCCGCCCCCGATCAACTCAACCGGGGCGGGGCACGCTGTCTGTTGGAGTGAGAAGGCCGGCCCAGGGGTCGGCCGGGATCGTCAGCCCGGGATGAGGCCGTCGTCGCCGAGCAGCTCCCGTACATCCTCGAGCGTCGCGTCCGGAGCGGGAAGGATCAGCTCGGACGGCTCCAGGGAGTCGTCCGGCAGCGGCTCGCCGAGCTCCCGGACCTTCTCCAGGAGCGCGTGCAGAGTGCGGCGGAAGCCGGGGCCGTCGCCGCTCTCCATCTCGGTCAGCAGCTCGTCGTCGAGCTTGTTCAGTCCGGTGAGGTGGCGCTCCGCCACCTCCAGCTGACCCTCCCCCATGATCCGTACGATCATGACGAGTCCCTACTGCTTGTCGAACTTCGGGCTGCTCTGCTGCGAAGCGGCGTCCTGTGTGCCATTGCCGCCTTCGATGGCCTGCTGCGAGGAGCTGCTGCCGCCCGCGAGCTCGGCCTTCATCCGCTGCAGCTCCAGCTCCACATCAGTACCACCGGAGATGCGGTCCAGCTCGGCGGCGATGTCGTCCTTCGCCATCCCGGACTGGTCGTCCAGGGCGCCGGAGGCGAGCAGCTCGTCGATCGCGCCCGCCCTGGCCTGCAGCTGAGCGGTCTTGTCCTCGGCCCGCTGGATGGCCAGGCCGACGTCACCCATCTCCTCGGAGATGCCGGAGAATGCCTCGCCGATCCGGGTCTGTGCCTGGGCCGCGGTGTAGGTGGCCTTGATGGTCTCCTTCTTCGTACGGAAGGCGTCGACCTTGGCCTGCAGCCGCTGAGCCGCGAGGGTGAGCTTCTCCTCCTCGCCCTGCAGCGTCTGGTGCTGGGCCTCCAGGTCGGTGACCTGCTGCTGGAGCGAGGCGCGGCGGGACAGTGCCTCGCGCGCCAGGTCCTCACGGCCGAGTGCCAGCGCCTTGCGGCCCTGGTCCTCCAGCTTGGTGGACTGTCCCTGCAGCTGGTTCAGCTGCAATTCCAGCCGCTTGCGGGAGGTCGCCACATCGGCGACTCCGCGGCGCACCTTCTGCAGCAGTTCCAGCTGCTTCTGGTACGAGTAATCGAGGGTCTCGCGCGGATCCTCGGCCCGGTCAAGGGCCTTGTTTGCCTTCGCGCGGAAGATCATCCCCATACGCTTCATGACACCGCTCATGGGCTTCGCGCGCCCCCTTCTGACGGACTCAGCTTCAGCACTCCAACAGAACCCACAGTACGGGCCCTGCATCCATTACCGCACTGTTCGGGAGCGGATGTGCTCCTCCCCAAGGACGACTGCTCACGGAGCCGATCCGGCCCAAGGAGTAGGTGACCGTCAGGGAAAGCGCGGACGACGACCGCTCTGTCCGGCTTGTGGCCGGCTTCTGTCCTGTACTGACGCTCGGTGTCGCGGGATCGTTCCCCGCCGGCGTGGGGTGTCCGCCCTACGTCTGCCACCACTGCCCTCCAAAGAGGGACCTGCGGTCCCGCACCTCCTCCTTACCCCGTACCCTTGGGCTTTGTGTTTGGTAGCCGTTCCAGAGAAGAGAAGTCCCCCACCGACAAGGTGAAGCTGGACCTCTCCAAGCAGCCCCGCGACCCCGAGGCCCCGAAGGGCCGCCCCACGCCCAAGCGCAGTGAGGCCCAGACCCAGCGCCGCCGTGCCTCCAGCGCCCCGGCCGACCGCAAGGAGGCCGCGAAGCGCCAGCGCGAGGCCCGCCGCGCGGACCTTGCCAGGCAGCGCGAGGCACTCGCCAGCGGCGACGAACGGTATCTGCCGGCCCGTGACAAGGGACCGGTCCGCCGGTTCGTGCGGGACTTCGTGGACTCCCGCTTCTGCGTCGCCGAGTTCTTCCTGCCGCTCGCGGTGGTGATCCTGGTCCTGAGCATGGTCCGGATCGGCTCGCTGCAGAACATCGCACTGCTGCTGTGGCTCGGCGTGATCGTGCTGATCGTCGTCGACTCCATCGGCCTGGCGTTCCGTATGAAGAGGCAGCTGGGCGAGCGCTTCCCGGACGAGCCCAAGCGCGGCGCGGTCGCCTACGGCCTGATGCGTACACTCCAGATGCGCCGACTGCGCCTGCCGAAGCCGCAGGTCAAGCGGGGAGAGCGGCCCTGAGCCAGGAAACCTCCGGATTCGAGGGCGCTTCGGCCACCTGGCTGGCCGGTCTTGGCGGACTGCGCAACCTGGTACGCCAGGAGCTCGTCGCCCGTCAGCTCGACGAGCAGATGGCCGCGCGCTACCCCGTCGGGCAGCGGCTGCGGATCCTCGATGTCGGCATGGGCCAGGGCACCCAGGCTCTGCGCCTGGCGCGGGCCGGTCACGCCGTGACCGGCCTGGAGTCCGACGCCACGATGATCAAGGCGGCCCGCGAGTCGCTGGCAGGTGAGCCCGCCGGGATCCGCGAGCGGGTCCGGCTGATCGAGGGCGACGGCCGCGACACCGGGGTGCACTTTCTGCCCGGCAGCTTCGACGTGGTGCTCTGCCACGGAGTGCTGATGTACGTCCAGGAACGGGACGCGATGCTCGCGGGCCTGGCCAGGATGCTTGCGGCCGGTGGTCTTCTCTCCTTGCTCGTGCGCAACGGCGACGCTCTCGCCATGCGGCCCGGCCTCACCGGGGACTGGCCCGCGGCACTTACCGCCTTCGACTCGGACATGTACACCAACCGGCTCGGACTGTCGGTGCGCGCGGACCGTCTGGAGGCGCTGACGGCGACCCTGGCGGGGATCGCGGCGCCGCTGCACGCCTGGTACGGCGTACGGGTCTTCACCGACAACGTGCCGAACGACGCCGAGCTGCCCGCAGCGACGGAGCTGCATCGGCTGCTGGCCGCGGAGGACCGGGCGGGGCGCACGGAGCCCTACCGCCGGGTGGCGGCGCTCCTGCATCTGTGCGGAGTACGCGGCTGAGGCCACGCCCGCAGCCGCCCGCGGCCAAGGCCGCATCCGGCCGAGTTCGTGGCTGAATTCGGCTTGGGCTCAGGCGCGTTGGTGTCTTTCGCGTCCTCAACGAAGTGACCACCGCAGAAAGCGCAGAGAAGCCGCCCGTCAGACTCCCGGCCCGGGAGACATGGCGGGCCCTGTACGCACATTTCCGGCCGCACCGCTGGGTCGTCGCGCTCGGCGCGTCCCTGGCCCTGGTGGGCACTGTGACCGCTCTCGCCCAGCCGCTCGCCGCCAAGTCCCTGGTCGACAAGCTCGGCCGGGACGAGTCGATCACCGGCGTCCTGCTGCTGCTCACCGGTCTGGTGGTGCTCGGCACGGCCATCGAGGCGGTGGGCACGTACATCCTGGAGCGCACCGCCGAGTCCGTGGTCCTTGCCGCCCGCCGCTCACTGATCGGGCGGCTGCTGCGGCTGCGGCTGTCCGAGGTGGAGCGCACCCAGCCCGGCGATCTGATGTCCCGGGTGACCTCCGACACCACGCTGCTGCGTGCGGTGACCACCCAGTCGATCGTTTCGGCGGCGACCGGCGGGCTCGCCTTCCTCGCCACGATCGTGATGATGGGGCTGATGGACGCGGTGCTGCTGGGCGTCACGCTCGGCGTGATCGTGCTGATCGGCGGCTGTGTGGGCCTGCTGATGCCGAAGATCGCGCAGGCGACGAAGCGTTCGCAGGAGGCGGTCGGCGAGATATCCACCGTGCTGGAGCGGGCCTTCGGGGCCTTTCGTACGGTCAAGGCTTCCGGCGCCGAGGAGCGCGAGACGGAGGTCGTGTCCAAGGCGGCGCGCGAGGCGTGGCGGCACGGCGTACGGTCCGCGAAGTGGCAGTCGGCGGCCTGGTCGTCGGTGGGCCTGGCCGTGCAGGTGTCGTTCCTGGCGGTACTGGGAATCGGCGGTGCGCGGGTCGCCTCGGGCGCGATCTCCGTCTCGACGCTGGTGGCCTTCCTGCTGTTTCTCTTCTATCTGATCGACCCGGTGTCGAAGCTGGTGGAGGCCGCCTCGCAGTACCAGGTGGGGTCGGCGGCGATCGCGCGGATCGTGGAGGCGGAGCGGCTGGAGACGGAGGCGCTCTCGCCTCCGCAGGGCGCCTGGGGAACGGGGCCCGCGGCGGTCGTGTTCAAGGACGTCGCCTTCCGCTACCGGGACGATCTTCCCTTTGTCCATCAGGGCGTCTCGTTCGAGGTGCCCGGCGCCGGAATGACGGCCTTCGTCGGCCCGTCGGGCGCGGGCAAGACGACGGTCTTCGGGCTGATCGAGCGCTTCTACGAGGCTGACGGCGGCCGGATCACGGTGGACGGCAAGGACATACGGGAATGGCCGCTCGCCGATCTCCGGGCCTCGATCGGTTATGTCGAGCAGGACGCTCCGGTGCTGTCGGGGACGCTGCGCGAGAACCTGGTCTTCGCGGCGCCGGACGCGAGCGAGGAGCAGATCCGGGACGTTCTCGTGCGCGCGAGGCTCGACGCTCTGGTGGACCGGCTGCCGGACGGTCTCGAGACGGTTGTGGGGCACCGCGGTTCCAAGCTCTCGGGCGGCGAGCGGCAGCGGGTGGCGATCGCGCGGGCGCTGCTGCGGCGCCCGCGGCTGCTGCTTCTGGACGAGGCGACCTCGCAGCTGGACGCGGTCAACGAGATGGCTCTGCGGGATGTGGTCGCCGAGGTGTCGCGCGAGGTGACGGTGCTCGTGGTCGCCCACCGGCTGTCGACGGTGACCCTGGCGGACCGGATCGTGGTGATGGACGCGGGGAAGGTACGGGCAGTGGGGACGCACGAAGAGCTGGTGGCGTCGGATCCGTTGTACGGGGAGCTGGCCGCGACGCAGTTCCTGGCGACGGCGCGCTGATCGCGTGAGGTGCGTATGCACCTTCGGCCCCAGTCCTCAGACGCCGGAGGGGCCGAGATCAGCCCCTCCGGCGTCTGAGGCGCGGAGGTCCGGGGGCACAGCCCCCGGCTATCCCTCGCTCGCGTGCAGGCTCATCGGCCCGTAGATCTTCGTGCCGTCCTCCGACAGCACCACCTGGTCCGCGCCGCCCTCCAGCAAGTCCTTCCAGAACTCACCGATCCAGGACTCCGCGTCACCCTGCGTCGTGAACTCCTCCGGCTGCACCGCCGGCTGGACCTCCGTTCCGTCGGACTTCTCGAAACGCCACGTCCATGCCATGTCCGCCTCCACTCCCACGGGCCACCAGCTGATCACTGCTGCCCGCAGCGTAGCCGGGCGCGCACGCCCCGCGGCGACGCGGGAGGATCAGAGGCGTGGAACTCACTCTGCTCGGCACCGGCGCCCCGGCCGGACTCCCCCGGCCCGACTGTCCGTGCGCCGTCTGCGCCACCGCGCGCGGGGCGTCCGCGCGGGCTGCCACAGCGCTGCTCGTGGACGGGGCCCTGCTGCTCGATCTCACGCCCGGCGCCGCCCTGGCCGCCGCGCGGGCGGGGCATTCACTCGTCGGCGTCCGGCAGGTGCTGCTGACGCATCCGCACGCCGGGCCCGCGATCGATCTGCCCGCCGGACTGCCCACGGCCGGACGGGTGCCGGACGGGCGGGAGCTGACGCTGATCAGCGGCCACCGGGTGCGGGCCGTGCCGATGGACAACCCGGCCACGGGGTACGAGGTGACGTCGCCGGAGGGTGAGCGGCTGCTGTATCTGCCGCCGGGCGGCTCGCCCGCGGGTCTGGCGGAGGGCCTGGCCGCCTACGAGATGGTCGTCGGCGATGTCGTGGGGCGGCCCGACGCGATCGCCCGGCTGCGGGCGTCCGGGGCGATCGGCCCGACCACCGATGTCGTCGCCGTACACCTGGACCACGACGTTCCCGGCGGCGGGCCCGAGCTGGCCCGCCGGCTCGCGGCCGCGGGTGCGCGGGCGGTGCCCGACGGGACGACGCTGATCGTGGGCGAGTACCACGCCGTACCGGATCTCCCCCGCCGCACGCTGGTCACGGGTGGCGCCCGCTCGGGCAAGTCACTTGAGGCCGAACGCAGGCTGGAGACCTTCCCCGAGGTGCTGTACGTCGCGACCGGCGGCAGCCGGGAGGGGGACGACGAGTGGGCGGCCCGGGTCTTTCTGCACCGCGAGCGCCGTCCCGGCTCCTGGCGTACCGCCGAGACCTGCGACCTCGTACCCCTGCTCGTCGAGGACGGGCCGCCGCTGCTGATCGACTGTCTGTCCCTGTGGCTCACCGACGCGATGGACAAGGCGGGTGCCTGGGACGACGCGACATGGGCGGCGGGAGGCGAGGACGCGCTGCGCGAGCGGGTCGCCGAGCTGGTCGCGGCGGTACGGGCCACCTCGCGCACCGTCGTCGCTGTGACCAACGAGGCCGGTAGCGGCGTCGTACCCGCAACCGCGTCGGGCCGCCGCTTCCGCGACGAACTGGGCCGTCTCAACGCCGCTTTCGCCGACGAGTGCGAGCATGTCCTGCTGGTCGTCGCGGGCCAGGCCGTCGTGCTGCGCGGCTGACGGGCGCCGCGCGGAGCCGGCCTGCCTGCCGGTACTGTTCGGCGAATGAGCAGGCTGAATCTCGACGACTTCTCCGATCTGATCGAGCGTCCCGACGGCGGCATCCGGCGTGACGCCGAGGAACGCCGGGAGCGGCTGATCGTGCCGCCCGGTTGTCTCGGGCGGCTGGACGAGCTGGGCGAGTGGCTCGCCGCCGCGCAGGCCTCGGTGCCGGTCAGGCCCATTGTTCAGCCGCGCGTGGTGCTGTTCGCCGGTGACCACGGGGTGGCCCAACTGGGCGTCTCCGGACGGGAGTCCGGCTCCGCGCACCAGCTCGTGCGCGCCACGCTGGAGGGCGCGAGCCCGGTCGCCGTGCTGGCCCGCCGCGCCGGTGTGCCGCTGCGGATCGTCGACGCCGGTCTGGACTGCGACCCGGAACTGCTGCCCGAGGAGGTCGTACGCCACCGAGTGCGGCGCGGCAGCGGACGGATCGACGTCGAGAACGCGCTGACGATCGAGGAGACCGAGGAGGCGGTACACCTGGGCATGGCGATCGCCGACGAGGAGGCCGACTCCGGCACGGATCTCGTTGTACTCGGCGATCTGAGCGTCGGCGGCACCACGCCCGCTTCCACGCTGGTCGCCGCGTTGTGCGGCACCGACGCCTCGGTGGTGACCGGGCGCGGCGGCACGGGCATCGACGACCTGGCGTGGATGCGCAAGTGCGCGGCGGTCCGCGACGCCCTGCGGCGCGCCCGTCCGGTGCTGGGTGATCAGCTGGAGCTGCTGGCGGCCGTGGGCGGCGCGGATCTGGCGGCGACGACCGGCTTCCTGCTGCAGAGCGCGGTGCGCCGGATGCCGGTGATCCTCGACGGAGTCGTGTCGGCGGCGTGCGCGCTGGTGGGACAGCGTGCCGCGTTCCGTGCGCCGGACTGGTGGCTCGCGGGCCAGGTGAGCGGCGAACCGGCGCAGTCGAAGGCGCTCGACCGGATGGCGCTCAACCCGCTGCTCGACCAGGGCGTCACTGTGGGGGAAGGAACCGGGGCACTGCTCGCGCTCCCCCTCGTACAGGCGGCTGCCGCACTCGCGGCCGAACTGCCGGAGCGTACGGAGCCGGTGGAGAGCGATACGGACTGACGCGCGGGCGCGGCCGCACAGCGACCGCAGCCTCGCCCATCGCGATGCCCCATATCATCGCGTTTCATGGGAGAGGTCCGTTTGTCCAGCGTAGAGACGAGCCAAAGCACCAGCCGCAGCACCAACCGCTCACAGCGCAGCGCGGCGTTCGCCGTCTGGTATCTGCACGCGGTGACGTTCATCAACCTCCTGAGCGCCGTCTGGGTCTCTCTCGGCCAGGATCTGCGGCGCCGCAACATTGATGACTACTTCACGCCGTATCTGCTGACCGCGGGCTTCGCATCGGGCGTCTTCACCCTCTTCCTGGCCATCACCATGCGCCGCCGCAAGCGGGCCGCATGGATCCTCAACTTCGTCCTGGCCGGGCTCTTTCTGCTGCTCTTCGTCCTCGCGGTCGCCGTCGACCCCGACATCCGCGAGCACCCACAGAACTGGATCTCGCTCGGCCTGACCAGCGCCTTCGTGCTCGCCCTGGCGCTCGGACGGCGGGAGTTCTACGCGAAGGGCGACCGCTCCAACCCCAAACTGGCCGCGGCGGTCGCCGTCGGCGGGATGCTTGTCACCTCGCTGCTCGCCGCCGTACTCGTCACCGCAACCAACACCTCGACGGTCCACTCCACTTTCCTGGAACGCTGGCGCTACGGCGTGATGCGCCTGGTCTCCCTCGCCGCCGACGACTCCCGCTTCGCCGGAATCGCCACGCCCGGCTGGGTGAACGTCGCCATCAACGTCCTTTCCACGCTGCTGCTGCTCGCCGTGCTGTACGCGGCATTCCGCTCCCGGCGGGCGGTCGACCCGCTCACCGAGGACGACGAGGAACGGCTGCGCGTCCTGCTCCAGCGCCACGGCGACCGGGACTCGCTCGGCTACTTCTCGCTGCGCCGCGAGAAGAGCGTGGTCTGGTCCCCGACCGGCAAGGCCGCCGTCGTCTACCGGGTCGTCGGCGGCGTCTCACTCGCGTCGGGCGACCCCATCGGCGACCCGGAGGCCTGGCCCGGCGCGATCGCCCCCTGGCTGGCCGAGGCCCGCGAACACGGCTGGATCCCCGCGGTGATGGGCGCGAGCGAGGAGGCGGGCACCATCTATGCGCGGCACGGCCTGGACGCGCTGGAGCTGGGTGACGAGGCGATCGTCGAGACCGACGACTTCACCCTGGACGGCCGCGCGATGCGGACCGTGCGCCAGGCCTGCAACCGGGTCAGGCGCGCCGGGTACGACGTGCGGATCCGCCGCCACGAGGACATCGCGCCCGAGGAGATGGACGTTCTGCTCAGGCGGGCGGACGACTGGCGCGACGGGGCCACCGAGCGCGGCTTCTCGATGGCGCTCGGCCGGCTCGGCGATCCGGGCGACGGCCGCTGCGTGATACTCGAATGCACGGACGGCGACGGCGCGTTGCGGGCGGTGCTGAGCTTTGTCCCCTGGGGCCCCAAGGGTCTCTCGCTCGATCTGATGCGGCGTGACCGGGACTCCGAGAACGGCCTGATGGAGTTCATGGTCATCGAAC includes:
- a CDS encoding response regulator transcription factor, which codes for MTIRVLLADDQTLLRSAFRVLVDSESDMEVVAEAADGAEAVALARSAKADVVLMDIRMPGTDGLAATRMISADPELAHVRVVMLTTFEVDEYVVQSLRAGASGFLGKGAEPDELLNAIRIAAAGEALLSPVATKGLIAKFLAQGGTSDDGEETQAYSERLAALTGREREVLVLVGGGHSNDEIAERLEVSPLTVKTHVNRAMAKLGARDRAQLVVVAYESGLVRPRVE
- a CDS encoding sensor histidine kinase — protein: MTSLATGFARTQQWLRAHPLALDGALAVVVLICMVAGSFADPNGRHGPDFGSRTPELRSVVLMVLVAGALVFRRRNQMAVLAFTGFVSVFELVVGEPPAPVAMSAVIALYTVASRTDRLTTWRVGLLTMTVLTGAAMLFGSPPWYTQENLGIFAWTGMAAAAGDAVRSRRDFVDAIRERAERAERTREEEARRRVAEERLRIARDLHDVVAHHIALVNVQAGVAAHVMDKRPDQAKEALAHVRDASRSALNELRATVGLLRQSGDPEAPTEPAPGLEVLGDLVTTFRHAGLPVEVARADDGVRLPAAVDLAAYRIIQEALTNVQKHAGAEAKAEVSVIRVGPTLEVTVLDNGAEPDGQTDGGGHGLLGMRERVTALGGALTAGPRYGGGFRVQAILPLKTRTGEDR
- a CDS encoding PspA-associated protein PspAA, encoding MIVRIMGEGQLEVAERHLTGLNKLDDELLTEMESGDGPGFRRTLHALLEKVRELGEPLPDDSLEPSELILPAPDATLEDVRELLGDDGLIPG
- a CDS encoding PspA/IM30 family protein; its protein translation is MSGVMKRMGMIFRAKANKALDRAEDPRETLDYSYQKQLELLQKVRRGVADVATSRKRLELQLNQLQGQSTKLEDQGRKALALGREDLAREALSRRASLQQQVTDLEAQHQTLQGEEEKLTLAAQRLQAKVDAFRTKKETIKATYTAAQAQTRIGEAFSGISEEMGDVGLAIQRAEDKTAQLQARAGAIDELLASGALDDQSGMAKDDIAAELDRISGGTDVELELQRMKAELAGGSSSSQQAIEGGNGTQDAASQQSSPKFDKQ
- a CDS encoding DUF3043 domain-containing protein — encoded protein: MFGSRSREEKSPTDKVKLDLSKQPRDPEAPKGRPTPKRSEAQTQRRRASSAPADRKEAAKRQREARRADLARQREALASGDERYLPARDKGPVRRFVRDFVDSRFCVAEFFLPLAVVILVLSMVRIGSLQNIALLLWLGVIVLIVVDSIGLAFRMKRQLGERFPDEPKRGAVAYGLMRTLQMRRLRLPKPQVKRGERP
- a CDS encoding class I SAM-dependent methyltransferase is translated as MAARYPVGQRLRILDVGMGQGTQALRLARAGHAVTGLESDATMIKAARESLAGEPAGIRERVRLIEGDGRDTGVHFLPGSFDVVLCHGVLMYVQERDAMLAGLARMLAAGGLLSLLVRNGDALAMRPGLTGDWPAALTAFDSDMYTNRLGLSVRADRLEALTATLAGIAAPLHAWYGVRVFTDNVPNDAELPAATELHRLLAAEDRAGRTEPYRRVAALLHLCGVRG
- a CDS encoding ABC transporter ATP-binding protein, which produces MTTAESAEKPPVRLPARETWRALYAHFRPHRWVVALGASLALVGTVTALAQPLAAKSLVDKLGRDESITGVLLLLTGLVVLGTAIEAVGTYILERTAESVVLAARRSLIGRLLRLRLSEVERTQPGDLMSRVTSDTTLLRAVTTQSIVSAATGGLAFLATIVMMGLMDAVLLGVTLGVIVLIGGCVGLLMPKIAQATKRSQEAVGEISTVLERAFGAFRTVKASGAEERETEVVSKAAREAWRHGVRSAKWQSAAWSSVGLAVQVSFLAVLGIGGARVASGAISVSTLVAFLLFLFYLIDPVSKLVEAASQYQVGSAAIARIVEAERLETEALSPPQGAWGTGPAAVVFKDVAFRYRDDLPFVHQGVSFEVPGAGMTAFVGPSGAGKTTVFGLIERFYEADGGRITVDGKDIREWPLADLRASIGYVEQDAPVLSGTLRENLVFAAPDASEEQIRDVLVRARLDALVDRLPDGLETVVGHRGSKLSGGERQRVAIARALLRRPRLLLLDEATSQLDAVNEMALRDVVAEVSREVTVLVVAHRLSTVTLADRIVVMDAGKVRAVGTHEELVASDPLYGELAATQFLATAR
- a CDS encoding bifunctional adenosylcobinamide kinase/adenosylcobinamide-phosphate guanylyltransferase encodes the protein MELTLLGTGAPAGLPRPDCPCAVCATARGASARAATALLVDGALLLDLTPGAALAAARAGHSLVGVRQVLLTHPHAGPAIDLPAGLPTAGRVPDGRELTLISGHRVRAVPMDNPATGYEVTSPEGERLLYLPPGGSPAGLAEGLAAYEMVVGDVVGRPDAIARLRASGAIGPTTDVVAVHLDHDVPGGGPELARRLAAAGARAVPDGTTLIVGEYHAVPDLPRRTLVTGGARSGKSLEAERRLETFPEVLYVATGGSREGDDEWAARVFLHRERRPGSWRTAETCDLVPLLVEDGPPLLIDCLSLWLTDAMDKAGAWDDATWAAGGEDALRERVAELVAAVRATSRTVVAVTNEAGSGVVPATASGRRFRDELGRLNAAFADECEHVLLVVAGQAVVLRG
- the cobT gene encoding nicotinate-nucleotide--dimethylbenzimidazole phosphoribosyltransferase → MSRLNLDDFSDLIERPDGGIRRDAEERRERLIVPPGCLGRLDELGEWLAAAQASVPVRPIVQPRVVLFAGDHGVAQLGVSGRESGSAHQLVRATLEGASPVAVLARRAGVPLRIVDAGLDCDPELLPEEVVRHRVRRGSGRIDVENALTIEETEEAVHLGMAIADEEADSGTDLVVLGDLSVGGTTPASTLVAALCGTDASVVTGRGGTGIDDLAWMRKCAAVRDALRRARPVLGDQLELLAAVGGADLAATTGFLLQSAVRRMPVILDGVVSAACALVGQRAAFRAPDWWLAGQVSGEPAQSKALDRMALNPLLDQGVTVGEGTGALLALPLVQAAAALAAELPERTEPVESDTD
- a CDS encoding phosphatidylglycerol lysyltransferase domain-containing protein, which encodes MGEVRLSSVETSQSTSRSTNRSQRSAAFAVWYLHAVTFINLLSAVWVSLGQDLRRRNIDDYFTPYLLTAGFASGVFTLFLAITMRRRKRAAWILNFVLAGLFLLLFVLAVAVDPDIREHPQNWISLGLTSAFVLALALGRREFYAKGDRSNPKLAAAVAVGGMLVTSLLAAVLVTATNTSTVHSTFLERWRYGVMRLVSLAADDSRFAGIATPGWVNVAINVLSTLLLLAVLYAAFRSRRAVDPLTEDDEERLRVLLQRHGDRDSLGYFSLRREKSVVWSPTGKAAVVYRVVGGVSLASGDPIGDPEAWPGAIAPWLAEAREHGWIPAVMGASEEAGTIYARHGLDALELGDEAIVETDDFTLDGRAMRTVRQACNRVRRAGYDVRIRRHEDIAPEEMDVLLRRADDWRDGATERGFSMALGRLGDPGDGRCVILECTDGDGALRAVLSFVPWGPKGLSLDLMRRDRDSENGLMEFMVIELLQRANEIGITQVSLNFAMFRSVFERGSKLGAGPVLRLWRSLLSFFSRWWQIESLYRANAKYRPIWEPRFMLFEKSADLLRIGIAAGRAEGFLEAPGLPKWMHRRHLETRR